The Petrotoga mexicana DSM 14811 genome has a window encoding:
- a CDS encoding ABC transporter ATP-binding protein: MASVHEEIFLEEKEKSEGDLKTFMRLWVYIKKYKLLLFLTFLTLAIATIIELSLPIFIRYGIDNVINVEYSFDMVPGSELQFIEQENGAYNLEKRDNNYYMVNNQTGERIQVSGEQYSQYFDAAYRKIHVFSLIFISVLMGQFVLNYGQVFFANLVGQKVIFHLRKDLFGHILKLKYTFFEKNPPGKVTTRVVNDSQNLSDFFSEVVTSLLKDIAIITGVIILMMVLDFKLSLYTMSMFPVIVVSVVLFRHFDRKAYDKVRTRISALNSYLAENLSGSNVTRLFNQEERKKKEFDYMSTKVYRANVQQLHVFAIFRPLMSLLQYFTISVLLWFGSLLLTDGQTTFGTIYAFTSYVDMFFRPLFDLAEKYDIMQNAFASAGKIFKIFDQEQEDFGRKKYTSIQEGKVEFQNVKFSYDGNTEVLKGVNFKINPNERVAIVGETGSGKTTIIKLISGLYKYQSGKILLDDKELYEYDLNELRKKIAVVPQDVFLFSGTILDNMRLFNQDIPEEEVKKVAKSVYADEIISRLPQNYYTVITERGGTLSSGERQLVALTRAVLFNSKVIILDEATANVDVETEFLIQQALNKISERSTIISIAHRLSTVKNSNRIIVVHKGLVVEEGSHEELINNHGIYYDLYRLQFENN; this comes from the coding sequence ATGGCTTCAGTTCATGAAGAAATATTTTTAGAAGAAAAAGAAAAAAGCGAAGGCGATCTCAAAACCTTCATGAGGTTGTGGGTGTACATAAAGAAATACAAGTTATTACTATTTTTGACCTTTTTAACTTTGGCGATAGCAACGATAATAGAGCTATCCTTACCTATTTTTATACGATACGGGATTGATAACGTAATAAATGTAGAGTATTCATTTGATATGGTCCCTGGGAGTGAATTGCAATTTATTGAACAGGAAAACGGAGCCTATAATCTAGAGAAAAGAGACAACAATTATTATATGGTTAACAATCAAACAGGTGAAAGAATACAAGTCTCAGGGGAGCAGTATTCCCAATACTTTGACGCAGCCTATCGAAAAATCCATGTGTTTAGCCTAATTTTTATATCAGTACTTATGGGACAATTTGTTTTAAATTACGGTCAAGTTTTCTTTGCTAATTTAGTTGGTCAAAAGGTTATTTTTCATCTGAGGAAAGATTTATTTGGTCATATATTAAAACTCAAATATACATTTTTTGAAAAAAATCCTCCGGGCAAAGTTACAACACGTGTGGTTAATGACTCCCAAAATCTTTCAGATTTCTTCAGTGAGGTTGTAACAAGTTTACTCAAAGATATAGCTATAATAACTGGTGTAATCATTTTAATGATGGTGTTAGACTTCAAACTGAGCCTATATACGATGTCTATGTTCCCAGTTATCGTTGTTTCAGTTGTTTTATTCAGGCATTTTGATAGAAAGGCTTACGACAAGGTTAGAACCAGAATATCGGCTCTAAATTCCTACTTAGCCGAAAATCTATCTGGAAGCAATGTTACAAGATTATTCAACCAAGAAGAGAGAAAGAAAAAGGAATTCGATTATATGAGTACCAAGGTATATCGTGCAAATGTGCAGCAATTGCACGTATTTGCAATCTTTAGACCCTTAATGAGTCTTTTACAGTATTTCACAATTAGCGTTTTACTTTGGTTTGGTTCTTTGTTATTAACTGATGGGCAGACAACCTTTGGAACTATCTATGCCTTCACTTCTTATGTAGATATGTTCTTTAGACCTCTGTTCGACCTGGCAGAAAAATATGACATAATGCAGAATGCATTCGCATCAGCTGGAAAAATTTTTAAGATATTCGATCAAGAACAGGAAGATTTTGGAAGGAAAAAATATACAAGTATTCAAGAGGGCAAAGTTGAATTTCAAAACGTTAAATTCTCGTACGATGGAAATACAGAAGTCTTAAAAGGCGTAAATTTCAAGATAAATCCCAATGAAAGAGTAGCCATAGTTGGGGAAACAGGTTCAGGAAAAACTACAATAATTAAATTGATAAGTGGCCTTTACAAATATCAAAGTGGTAAAATACTTTTAGACGATAAAGAATTATATGAATACGATCTCAACGAATTACGTAAAAAAATTGCTGTTGTACCTCAAGATGTATTCTTGTTCTCCGGAACTATTTTAGATAATATGAGATTATTTAACCAAGACATTCCCGAGGAAGAAGTAAAAAAGGTTGCAAAATCTGTATATGCAGATGAAATTATCTCTCGTTTGCCCCAAAATTATTATACAGTCATCACAGAAAGAGGTGGAACTTTATCATCTGGCGAAAGACAATTGGTAGCCTTAACTAGGGCGGTACTTTTTAATTCAAAAGTTATAATTTTAGATGAAGCAACAGCTAACGTCGATGTCGAAACTGAATTTCTAATACAACAAGCTCTAAATAAAATATCTGAACGTTCAACTATAATTTCGATTGCACACAGACTTTCAACCGTAAAAAACTCTAACAGAATAATAGTCGTTCACAAAGGTTTAGTTGTTGAAGAAGGAAGTCATGAAGAACTTATCAACAACCACGGAATTTACTATGACCTTTATAGGCTACAATTTGAGAATAACTGA
- a CDS encoding alpha/beta hydrolase yields MSFFDKIPTSTSVSPISKELYLKNDSNIAVLILHGYTGSPHDMYYIGRQIHKSGFSIYIPRLPGHGTNSNDFLNSNWRDWLRKSVDSYLDLKAYHKKVYILGLSMGGVLTTLLASKFHPEKIVLAAPALKAKDRRINLTPFFGFIVKKIKKKNPQTFDDEKLDYLASQYWNYDWPSKAADLYKLQKMALKNLSKVTSKTYVILSKKDEAVPFSVKEIIENNIKGKTEFLILEESRHVVVNDIEKEKVAEQTINWLKKE; encoded by the coding sequence TTGAGTTTCTTCGATAAAATACCAACAAGCACATCTGTCTCACCAATATCAAAGGAGCTTTATTTAAAAAATGATTCAAATATTGCCGTGTTAATTCTACATGGTTACACAGGTTCTCCTCATGATATGTATTACATAGGTAGACAGATTCACAAATCTGGTTTTTCTATATACATACCTAGACTCCCGGGACACGGAACCAATTCCAACGATTTTTTAAACTCTAATTGGAGAGATTGGCTCAGAAAATCAGTAGATTCTTACCTTGACTTAAAAGCCTACCACAAAAAAGTCTATATTTTAGGTCTTTCCATGGGAGGTGTATTAACAACTCTCTTAGCAAGTAAATTCCATCCAGAAAAAATTGTTTTAGCTGCTCCTGCACTAAAAGCAAAAGATCGGAGAATAAATTTAACTCCATTCTTTGGATTTATTGTTAAGAAAATAAAAAAGAAGAATCCTCAAACATTCGATGACGAAAAGCTCGATTATCTTGCCAGTCAATACTGGAATTATGACTGGCCTTCGAAGGCAGCAGATCTTTACAAACTACAAAAAATGGCTCTTAAAAACCTTTCAAAAGTTACATCTAAAACTTATGTAATACTATCAAAAAAAGACGAAGCAGTTCCTTTTTCGGTAAAAGAAATTATAGAAAACAATATTAAAGGAAAAACCGAATTTCTGATATTGGAAGAAAGCAGGCACGTAGTTGTAAACGATATCGAAAAAGAAAAAGTGGCAGAACAGACTATAAATTGGCTTAAGAAAGAATAG
- the uvrA gene encoding excinuclease ABC subunit UvrA, whose protein sequence is MDNKWIRIKGAREHNLKNIDVEIPKNTLSVITGLSGSGKSTLALDTIYAEGQRRYLESVSSYARQFLGNLKKPDVEFIEGLSPSIAIEQKSVSHNPRSTVGTITEIYDYIRVLFARVGKAYCPKCNIPLQSSTVDEIVDNIFKNFKEDARLYIFAPIAKEKKGEFKKELHNMKISGFKRVEIDGVIYDLDEIDSLEKSYRHNINLLVDRVKLRKDNFERIFEAVELCLKEGDGFVEIREMDNNENVISNQTYSENLACPKCGYSFPEINPKLFSFNSPYGACSECHGLGFKLEVEPEYIFDINKSLEDGAALNMGKDTFMVSMMKDVVRSLGEDPSKPLKSMPSKVLNTLLYGTDKEIDFSFSKRNGDSYEFTREFEGMVNWYERRYRQTDSREIKEWIERNFMIQKTCQACNGKRLREEALSVRIDGYSIYDLTEMPISELKLFFDALKLSDFEMEIAHELLREINRRLTFLVDVGLDYLTLGRNATTLSGGESQRVRLATQIGSGLTGVTYVLDEPTIGLHQRDNDRLINTLKKLRDLDNTVIVVEHDENVIRSSDYIIDLGLGAGVNGGRVIFQGPTSNLLENSNGSLTGKYLRGEKRINILDKKRVEKNSSLKIIGAKHNNLKNVTVEIPLGKFVVITGVSGSGKSSLIMDTLYPALQKELYNSRVRPGEYEKIEGLEYIDSVISIDQSPIGRTPRSNPATYTGVFDYIRELFAATPEAKIRGYDKGRFSFNVKGGRCEACKGHGVLKIEMQFLPDVYVTCDVCKGKRYNKETLKVTYKGKNISDVLDMTVDEALDFFKNLPLIKNVLQLLQDVGLGYIRLGQSATTLSGGEAQRIKLTSELRKKSTGNTVYILDEPTTGLHFEDIKKLIKVLNILVEKGNTVIVIEHEMDIIKNADYIIDLGPEGGENGGYIVATGTPEEVAESGTYTGYYLQQVLSKERISK, encoded by the coding sequence ATGGATAACAAATGGATTAGAATAAAAGGTGCGAGAGAGCATAATTTAAAAAATATAGATGTTGAGATACCTAAGAATACCCTTTCAGTCATTACCGGCTTATCAGGTTCAGGGAAATCAACTTTAGCTCTTGATACTATATATGCCGAAGGTCAAAGAAGGTATTTAGAGTCTGTTTCTTCCTATGCAAGGCAGTTTTTAGGTAATCTGAAAAAGCCCGATGTTGAATTTATCGAGGGCCTCTCTCCTTCAATTGCTATTGAACAAAAATCTGTAAGTCATAATCCAAGGTCAACGGTAGGCACCATCACAGAGATTTATGATTATATTAGAGTTTTGTTCGCAAGGGTTGGTAAGGCTTACTGTCCAAAGTGCAATATTCCATTGCAAAGTTCTACTGTAGACGAAATTGTGGATAATATTTTTAAGAATTTTAAAGAGGATGCAAGATTATATATCTTTGCTCCAATTGCTAAGGAAAAGAAAGGTGAGTTTAAAAAAGAACTCCATAATATGAAGATCTCTGGTTTCAAAAGGGTAGAAATTGACGGAGTGATATACGATTTAGATGAGATAGACTCACTTGAAAAGAGCTATAGGCATAATATAAACCTACTTGTTGATAGAGTTAAGTTGAGAAAAGATAATTTTGAGAGAATCTTCGAAGCGGTTGAATTGTGCCTTAAAGAAGGGGATGGCTTTGTAGAAATTAGGGAAATGGATAATAATGAGAACGTCATTTCTAATCAAACTTATTCAGAGAATCTAGCTTGCCCTAAATGTGGATATAGTTTTCCAGAAATTAACCCCAAATTGTTTTCATTTAATAGCCCTTATGGGGCATGTTCTGAATGCCATGGATTAGGTTTTAAGTTGGAGGTTGAACCTGAATATATATTTGATATAAACAAGTCTTTAGAAGATGGCGCTGCTTTGAATATGGGGAAAGACACTTTCATGGTGAGCATGATGAAAGATGTTGTTCGAAGTTTGGGAGAGGATCCATCAAAACCTTTAAAAAGCATGCCTTCAAAAGTTTTAAATACCTTACTGTATGGGACTGACAAAGAAATAGATTTTTCTTTTTCAAAAAGAAATGGAGATAGTTATGAGTTTACTAGAGAGTTCGAGGGGATGGTGAATTGGTATGAAAGAAGGTACAGGCAAACAGATTCGCGGGAAATAAAGGAATGGATCGAAAGAAATTTCATGATTCAAAAGACATGTCAAGCCTGTAATGGTAAAAGATTGAGGGAAGAAGCATTAAGCGTTAGGATAGATGGATATAGTATATACGATTTGACAGAAATGCCAATTAGTGAACTAAAACTTTTCTTTGATGCATTAAAACTAAGTGATTTTGAAATGGAAATTGCCCACGAACTTCTTAGAGAAATAAATAGAAGGTTAACTTTTTTGGTCGATGTAGGACTTGATTATTTGACACTTGGAAGAAATGCGACAACTCTTTCTGGTGGAGAGTCTCAGAGGGTTAGATTGGCTACACAGATAGGATCGGGGTTGACAGGTGTAACATATGTTCTGGATGAACCGACTATAGGGCTTCACCAAAGAGACAACGATAGGCTTATAAATACTTTAAAAAAGTTGAGAGACCTCGATAATACGGTAATAGTTGTCGAACATGACGAGAACGTTATTAGATCTTCTGATTATATAATAGATCTCGGACTTGGGGCTGGAGTCAATGGAGGAAGAGTTATCTTTCAAGGTCCTACTAGTAACTTGTTAGAGAATTCTAATGGGTCTCTTACAGGGAAGTATTTAAGAGGAGAAAAAAGAATAAATATACTTGATAAAAAGAGAGTTGAAAAGAACAGTAGTTTAAAGATAATCGGTGCCAAACATAATAATCTGAAAAATGTCACGGTTGAGATTCCCTTAGGGAAGTTTGTAGTTATAACCGGAGTTTCAGGTTCTGGTAAATCTTCGCTGATTATGGATACATTGTATCCGGCTTTGCAAAAAGAGCTTTACAATTCCAGAGTGAGACCGGGAGAATATGAAAAGATCGAAGGCTTAGAATATATAGATAGTGTGATTTCTATAGATCAAAGCCCTATTGGTAGAACTCCAAGAAGTAACCCAGCTACATATACTGGAGTATTCGATTATATTCGTGAACTGTTCGCTGCAACACCTGAGGCTAAGATTAGAGGATACGATAAGGGAAGGTTTTCCTTCAACGTTAAGGGTGGAAGGTGTGAAGCGTGTAAAGGTCATGGGGTTTTGAAGATCGAGATGCAATTTCTACCTGATGTGTATGTAACTTGTGATGTATGTAAAGGAAAAAGGTACAACAAAGAGACACTAAAGGTTACTTACAAAGGTAAAAATATTTCTGATGTTTTAGATATGACTGTGGATGAAGCTTTGGACTTTTTCAAGAATTTACCATTAATAAAAAATGTTCTACAGCTATTGCAAGATGTGGGTTTGGGATACATAAGATTGGGTCAGTCTGCCACTACCCTTTCTGGTGGAGAAGCTCAAAGGATCAAATTAACTTCTGAGTTGAGAAAGAAATCCACCGGTAATACGGTTTATATACTCGATGAACCTACGACAGGTCTTCATTTTGAAGATATAAAAAAATTAATAAAAGTTCTCAATATTCTCGTTGAAAAGGGTAATACTGTTATAGTAATAGAACACGAGATGGACATTATAAAAAATGCAGATTACATTATAGACTTGGGACCAGAAGGTGGAGAAAATGGGGGCTACATTGTAGCTACAGGCACCCCAGAAGAAGTAGCTGAGAGTGGTACTTACACCGGTTACTATTTGCAACAAGTTTTATCAAAAGAAAGAATTTCAAAGTAA
- the wecB gene encoding non-hydrolyzing UDP-N-acetylglucosamine 2-epimerase, whose amino-acid sequence MKTAMIFGTRPEAIKMAPLYKKMKEENMEVKVIATAQHREMLDQVLNLFEIKPDYDLNIMTKNQTLPQLTSKLVTEIDKILKIEPFDYILVQGDTTSSFVASLVAFYNKIPVGHVEAGLRTNDIYNPFPEEMNRRLTGTIAKHHFASTQKAKDNLLKEGVEEKNIIVTGNTVIDALLWVKENKNKDIEKIKEKYNIKNKKFILVTMHRRENWGKPIENVMKAIKRYLHENKEMYIVFPVHLNPIVRETVYKILGNEEKAILIDPVEYLEFIALMDESYYIMTDSGGIQEEAPTLGKPTLVLRETTERPEAIEAGTAKLIGTQEEKVYQAMKELETEKYAQMCKANNPFGDGKASQRIVEFLKEKYYSL is encoded by the coding sequence ATGAAAACAGCAATGATATTTGGAACGCGGCCAGAAGCAATAAAAATGGCACCATTATACAAAAAGATGAAAGAAGAAAATATGGAAGTTAAAGTAATAGCAACCGCTCAACACAGAGAAATGCTCGATCAAGTGTTGAATCTTTTTGAAATAAAACCAGACTACGACTTAAATATAATGACAAAAAACCAAACTCTACCCCAACTAACTTCAAAACTAGTTACAGAGATAGATAAAATACTAAAAATTGAACCATTCGATTACATACTAGTACAAGGGGATACAACCTCCTCATTTGTAGCAAGTCTCGTTGCTTTTTACAACAAAATACCTGTTGGCCACGTAGAAGCAGGTTTAAGAACGAACGATATATACAACCCTTTCCCAGAAGAAATGAACAGAAGACTAACAGGCACAATTGCAAAGCACCACTTTGCCTCTACCCAAAAGGCAAAAGATAACTTACTAAAAGAAGGGGTAGAAGAAAAAAACATAATAGTAACTGGGAACACAGTTATAGATGCATTACTATGGGTAAAAGAAAACAAAAATAAAGATATAGAAAAGATTAAAGAAAAGTACAACATAAAGAACAAAAAGTTTATCTTAGTAACGATGCATAGAAGGGAGAACTGGGGAAAACCGATAGAAAACGTGATGAAAGCAATAAAAAGATATCTACACGAAAACAAAGAAATGTACATAGTATTTCCAGTTCACTTAAATCCGATAGTGAGAGAAACTGTGTATAAAATACTTGGGAATGAAGAAAAAGCCATACTAATAGATCCTGTTGAATACTTAGAATTCATAGCGTTAATGGACGAAAGTTATTACATCATGACAGATTCGGGAGGGATACAAGAAGAAGCTCCCACATTGGGCAAGCCAACGCTGGTTTTAAGAGAAACAACGGAAAGACCAGAGGCAATAGAAGCAGGAACAGCAAAATTAATTGGAACACAAGAAGAAAAAGTGTATCAAGCCATGAAAGAATTAGAAACAGAAAAATATGCTCAAATGTGCAAAGCAAACAACCCTTTTGGAGATGGAAAGGCATCTCAAAGAATCGTTGAATTTTTGAAAGAAAAATATTACTCTTTATAA
- a CDS encoding Kiwa anti-phage protein KwaB-like domain-containing protein, whose product MNKVNWDEILENIFLKENLESLRELIDTSEDFIMDVFIQNEKDEIFWLKNEDPFFFKSIFLASADEFLNDLINKESNKVDEYETVIHDRSFLYLKDVKENVSDVGDIVEIIREGKYIKNYSNEELETIKKFKLIVKLYSNELNDFLLGIQYLTASKIFKDKRILALTARKIQPLKERLFIIPKNSFDYMVVGDTVLIRNLTYFERDFGFYKKYEEAKDEVIEGIKREENLFGKDIKLKGIDYFSEKIKNKPLYLKRFYKVIKKGNYKKFEFSKVKEIIDDFNLKVKFDESNKCIDLGEETSIKDFLQLYDELYYRSDLSGNRMVASENSPYKE is encoded by the coding sequence ATGAATAAAGTTAATTGGGATGAGATTTTAGAGAATATCTTTTTAAAAGAGAATTTAGAATCTCTTAGAGAGTTAATAGATACTTCAGAGGATTTCATAATGGATGTTTTTATCCAAAATGAGAAAGACGAGATATTTTGGTTGAAAAATGAAGATCCCTTCTTTTTCAAGAGCATTTTTCTGGCCTCTGCTGACGAGTTTTTAAATGATTTAATCAACAAAGAGTCAAACAAGGTAGATGAGTACGAGACAGTCATTCATGACAGGAGTTTTTTGTATCTAAAAGATGTTAAAGAGAATGTGAGTGATGTTGGGGATATTGTTGAGATTATTCGTGAAGGTAAGTATATAAAAAATTATTCTAATGAAGAGTTGGAAACGATTAAGAAGTTCAAACTGATAGTAAAATTGTACAGTAATGAGTTGAATGATTTTTTGTTGGGTATTCAATATTTAACAGCTTCCAAAATCTTTAAAGATAAAAGAATTTTAGCCCTTACTGCACGTAAAATTCAACCTTTAAAAGAACGACTTTTCATAATTCCTAAAAATAGTTTTGATTACATGGTTGTTGGAGATACTGTCTTAATTAGAAATCTGACTTATTTTGAAAGAGATTTCGGGTTTTACAAGAAATATGAAGAGGCTAAAGATGAAGTTATCGAGGGAATAAAAAGAGAGGAGAATCTTTTTGGTAAGGATATTAAATTAAAAGGTATCGATTATTTTAGTGAGAAAATCAAAAATAAACCTTTGTATTTGAAGAGGTTTTATAAGGTTATAAAAAAAGGTAATTATAAGAAATTTGAGTTTTCAAAGGTTAAGGAGATAATAGATGATTTCAATCTAAAAGTTAAGTTTGATGAGAGTAATAAATGTATTGATTTAGGCGAAGAGACTTCTATTAAAGATTTTTTGCAACTCTACGACGAACTGTATTATAGATCTGATTTGTCAGGCAATAGAATGGTAGCAAGTGAAAATAGCCCTTATAAAGAGTAA
- a CDS encoding glycosyltransferase, translating into MKILIIGYMHPKFDKRVYRTVKTLSKVHEIIYQYWTNKDEKEYIDGNIEYIPIKEIKETKGNPLKKLINRRPLDKKICDLVSEENYDILYMHHFLASRPLEPFKIAKKRNKKVVYDIHEYHPENFLAELEGIIGNLKAKAVWRLFKKQLELSDLAIFVSEETRNDVVDKTNVDKEKTYIIPNYANFIIKPDTQKKRKEIVLVGKVTRKIEDEKKILKSLIEKGFKFKVIGMDSKEFMDIAHEYTNFLPYDEMMNELSKAMFSLISYNTVKNRDYKNDIYALPHKFYDSLAAGTPVIVKESFVSMAKQVENLGLGVVINPANLEESVEKITNACKNYASIIKNVEKHQKEFIWNEEKEKKFIDLIFHLIK; encoded by the coding sequence ATGAAAATACTAATCATTGGTTACATGCACCCAAAATTTGACAAAAGAGTATATAGAACAGTTAAAACTCTTTCTAAAGTTCATGAGATTATTTACCAATACTGGACCAACAAGGACGAAAAAGAATATATAGATGGAAATATTGAATACATACCCATAAAAGAAATCAAAGAGACAAAAGGCAATCCATTAAAAAAGCTTATTAATAGAAGGCCTCTTGATAAAAAAATATGCGATTTGGTATCTGAAGAAAATTACGACATCTTATACATGCATCATTTTCTAGCAAGCAGACCTTTGGAGCCCTTTAAAATAGCAAAAAAAAGAAATAAAAAAGTCGTTTACGATATTCACGAATATCATCCAGAAAATTTTTTAGCAGAATTAGAAGGAATTATTGGAAATTTAAAAGCAAAAGCGGTCTGGAGGCTCTTTAAAAAGCAATTAGAACTCTCAGATCTGGCAATCTTCGTTTCAGAAGAAACAAGAAATGATGTTGTTGACAAAACGAACGTAGATAAAGAAAAAACGTATATTATACCAAATTACGCAAATTTTATTATAAAACCCGATACTCAAAAAAAGAGAAAAGAAATTGTCTTAGTTGGTAAAGTAACAAGAAAGATAGAAGATGAGAAAAAAATCCTAAAATCTTTAATCGAAAAGGGTTTTAAATTCAAGGTTATAGGAATGGATTCAAAAGAGTTTATGGACATAGCCCATGAATATACAAATTTCTTACCTTACGATGAAATGATGAATGAACTATCCAAAGCCATGTTTTCTTTAATTTCTTACAACACCGTCAAAAACAGAGATTATAAAAACGACATTTACGCTTTGCCTCACAAGTTTTATGATTCCTTAGCTGCAGGTACCCCTGTTATTGTAAAAGAGTCTTTTGTGTCAATGGCTAAACAGGTAGAAAATTTAGGCTTAGGAGTAGTTATAAATCCAGCTAACTTGGAAGAAAGTGTTGAAAAGATTACTAACGCATGCAAAAATTACGCAAGCATCATAAAAAACGTTGAAAAACATCAAAAAGAATTTATATGGAATGAAGAGAAAGAAAAGAAATTTATTGATCTGATATTTCACCTAATAAAGTAA
- a CDS encoding LacI family DNA-binding transcriptional regulator, whose product MKTMKEIAKMAGVSQSTVSRVINNNPNVNPEIKRKVLEYIRKYNYQPNRMARSLVKNKSFLIGIVLPELTNPYFPEILESLEEEANYYHYNIVLSITYGSLQREKEQIEMLLSRRVDGLIINPTDLSHVEHITKIKSILPTVICAQDLDGFDYVTVDHYLAGKIVAKYLINKGHINIGYIGYLKDKKLKGFYEEIIANNLNFNEDNYLVAPEEISDFTKSSEKKLLTKIIDNNITAVYTINDIIATKVINILIKNKMKVPDDVAVVGFDNTIICNLTNPPLTSVAQPTREIGRKSVDILIKKIEKTNAHTEYNLDQIFLPPRLVIRKST is encoded by the coding sequence ATGAAAACAATGAAAGAAATTGCCAAAATGGCTGGAGTTTCTCAATCAACTGTTTCAAGGGTGATAAATAATAATCCTAACGTCAATCCTGAAATCAAAAGAAAAGTTTTAGAATACATTAGAAAATACAATTATCAACCAAATAGAATGGCTCGAAGCCTTGTCAAAAATAAAAGCTTTCTTATTGGAATAGTACTACCCGAATTAACGAACCCTTATTTCCCAGAAATACTAGAATCCTTAGAAGAAGAAGCAAATTACTATCATTATAACATTGTTCTGTCAATCACTTATGGTAGCCTTCAAAGAGAAAAAGAACAAATAGAAATGCTTTTAAGTAGAAGAGTTGACGGATTAATCATAAATCCAACGGATCTGTCTCATGTTGAACATATAACTAAAATCAAATCAATCTTACCTACTGTTATATGTGCCCAAGATTTAGACGGTTTTGATTATGTAACGGTTGATCACTATTTGGCGGGAAAAATCGTTGCTAAATATCTAATAAATAAAGGGCACATAAACATCGGATATATTGGATATTTAAAAGATAAAAAGTTAAAAGGATTTTATGAAGAAATCATAGCTAACAATTTGAATTTTAACGAAGACAATTATCTAGTGGCTCCTGAGGAGATATCTGATTTCACAAAAAGCAGTGAAAAAAAGTTATTAACAAAAATTATAGATAATAATATAACAGCAGTCTACACTATAAACGATATTATAGCAACAAAAGTGATCAATATTTTGATAAAAAATAAAATGAAAGTTCCAGATGATGTAGCGGTAGTAGGTTTTGATAACACCATAATTTGTAATTTAACAAATCCACCGTTAACCAGCGTCGCGCAACCCACACGAGAAATCGGTAGAAAAAGCGTTGATATATTAATCAAAAAAATTGAAAAAACGAATGCACACACCGAGTATAATTTGGATCAAATTTTTCTACCACCTAGATTGGTGATAAGGAAATCCACATAA